The Oryza glaberrima chromosome 9, OglaRS2, whole genome shotgun sequence genome includes a window with the following:
- the LOC127785067 gene encoding uncharacterized protein LOC127785067 isoform X1 gives MHTAPEMNGRARRPAAAAHGAKAASTKSDRMMEKDQRKGAMPVKKGSSANAVTKGITNRIQARRERKLALQQDVDKLKKKLRHEENVHRALERAFTRPLGALPRLPPYLPSQTLALLAEVAVLEEEVVRLEEQVVNFRQGLYQEAIIFSSAKNTSLPGGEGCVPAQLMPSSPVPNSEVSPANCHSPPTRPSMNGVAGAKQTPRKPSPAAAVAQDDRSGAGKENQSCSNTPARNCRHSPLLQKASKSRLPTAAAPEKRRATAQTISTVPDRKRLADTVSNNSEKASQDDSSVPNRLSEELLRCLLAIFSQMGGSSASGQDEEQAALSPSVSGSCESSEDAYPQDPYGILEFGTRDVGSYKRFHVIDATSFDQTAMENDTMLTRKLKALIRRLSSVDLTGLSHQQKLAFWINIYNSCMMNAFLEQGIPTTPHMLVAMMPKATINVGGRTHSAMSIEHFILRLPYSVKHVNPGGVTKGAADDMAMRGVFGLEWPEPLVTFALSCGSWSSPAVRVYTARGVEEELEAAKRDYLQAAVVVSAPAKVAIPKLLHWYLLDFAKDVDSLMDWVCLQLPSELRQKAMRIVEDGRRGVAAESRRVQVLPYEFRFRYLLAS, from the exons ATGCATACGGCGCCGGAGATGAATGGCCGGGctcggaggccggcggcggcggcgcacggcgccaAGGCGGCCTCCACGAAGAGCGACAGA ATGATGGAGAAGGATCAGAGGAAGGGCGCCATGCCGGTGAAGAAGGGATCATCGGCCAACGCGGTCACCAAAGGCATCACGAACAGAATCCAAGCGAGGAGAGAGCGGAAGCTCGCACTGCAGCAAGAT GTGGACAAGCTGAAGAAGAAGCTGAGGCACGAGGAGAACGTCCACCGAGCCCTCGAGAGGGCGTTCACGAGGCCGCTCGGCGCTCTGCCTCGCCTGCCGCCGTATCTGCCATCTCAA ACACTGGCGCTTCTCGCGGAGGTGGCGGTGCTGGAAGAAGAGGTCGTCAGGCTCGAGGAGCAGGTGGTCAATTTCCGGCAAGGACTCTACCAGGAGGCCATAATCTTCTCCTCGGCCAAGAACACGAgcctccccggcggcgagggatgCGTGCCGGCGCAGCTCATGCCGTCGAGCCCGGTGCCGAACTCAGAGGTCTCTCCGGCAAATTGTCATTCTCCTCCTACTCGACCTTCAATGAACGGGGTCGCCGGTGCAAAGCAAACGCCGAGAAAgccttctccggcggcggcggtggcgcaagACGACCGTTCCGGCGCCGGGAAAGAGAACCAGTCGTGCAGTAACACACCGGCTAGAAATTGTCGCCATTCGCCGCTGCTGCAGAAGGCATCAAAATCCAGGCTGCCGACAGCAGCAGCGCCTGAGAAACGCAGGGCTACTGCTCAG ACGATTAGCACAGTGCCGGACCGTAAAAGGCTCGCAGACACTGTCAGCAATAATTCAGAAAAAGCTTCCCAAGATGACTCGAGCGTGCCGAACAGATTGTCGGAGGAACTGTTGAGATGCCTGCTCGCCATCTTCTCGCAGATGGGCGGTTCATCAGCAAGCGGCCAAGACGAGGAGCAGGCGGCATTGTCTCCTTCGGTTTCAGGTTCTTGCGAGAGCTCAGAGGACGCATACCCTCAAGATCCTTATGGCATACTGGAATTCGGCACAAGAGACGTTGGGTCATACAAGCGATTCCATGTAATCGACGCCACCTCGTTCGATCAGACGGCCATGGAGAACGACACCATGCTTACCCGGAAACTCAA GGCTTTGATCCGGAGGCTTTCATCGGTTGACCTGACGGGGCTCTCCCATCAGCAGAAGCTGGCATTCTGGATCAACATCTACAATTCGTGCATGATGAAT GCATTTCTCGAGCAAGGGATACCTACCACCCCTCATATGCTCGTGGCAATGATGCCGAAG GCGACAATAAATGTGGGTGGGCGCACGCACAGCGCCATGTCGATCGAGCATTTCATCCTGCGGCTGCCCTACAGCGTGAAGCAT GTGAATCCTGGTGGAGTGACCAagggcgccgccgacgacatggCGATGCGAGGCGTGTTCGGGCTGGAGTGGCCTGAGCCCCTGGTCACCTTCGCGCTCTCCTGCGGCAGCTGGTCCTCCCCTGCT gtgagGGTGTACACGGCGcggggagtggaggaggagctggaggCGGCGAAGAGGGACTACctgcaggcggcggtggtggtgtcggcgccggcgaaggtGGCGATCCCGAAGCTGCTGCACTGGTACCTCCTCGACTTCGCCAAGGACGTGGACTCCCTCATGGACTGGGTGTGCCTCCAGCTGCCGAGCGAGCTGCGGCAGAAGGCGATGAGGATCGTGGAGGACGGCAGAAGGGGTGTCGCCGCCGAGTCGCGCCGCGTGCAGGTCCTGCCGTACGAGTTCAGATTCAGGTACCTGCTGGCCTCATGA
- the LOC127785067 gene encoding uncharacterized protein LOC127785067 isoform X2, which translates to MMEKDQRKGAMPVKKGSSANAVTKGITNRIQARRERKLALQQDVDKLKKKLRHEENVHRALERAFTRPLGALPRLPPYLPSQTLALLAEVAVLEEEVVRLEEQVVNFRQGLYQEAIIFSSAKNTSLPGGEGCVPAQLMPSSPVPNSEVSPANCHSPPTRPSMNGVAGAKQTPRKPSPAAAVAQDDRSGAGKENQSCSNTPARNCRHSPLLQKASKSRLPTAAAPEKRRATAQTISTVPDRKRLADTVSNNSEKASQDDSSVPNRLSEELLRCLLAIFSQMGGSSASGQDEEQAALSPSVSGSCESSEDAYPQDPYGILEFGTRDVGSYKRFHVIDATSFDQTAMENDTMLTRKLKALIRRLSSVDLTGLSHQQKLAFWINIYNSCMMNAFLEQGIPTTPHMLVAMMPKATINVGGRTHSAMSIEHFILRLPYSVKHVNPGGVTKGAADDMAMRGVFGLEWPEPLVTFALSCGSWSSPAVRVYTARGVEEELEAAKRDYLQAAVVVSAPAKVAIPKLLHWYLLDFAKDVDSLMDWVCLQLPSELRQKAMRIVEDGRRGVAAESRRVQVLPYEFRFRYLLAS; encoded by the exons ATGATGGAGAAGGATCAGAGGAAGGGCGCCATGCCGGTGAAGAAGGGATCATCGGCCAACGCGGTCACCAAAGGCATCACGAACAGAATCCAAGCGAGGAGAGAGCGGAAGCTCGCACTGCAGCAAGAT GTGGACAAGCTGAAGAAGAAGCTGAGGCACGAGGAGAACGTCCACCGAGCCCTCGAGAGGGCGTTCACGAGGCCGCTCGGCGCTCTGCCTCGCCTGCCGCCGTATCTGCCATCTCAA ACACTGGCGCTTCTCGCGGAGGTGGCGGTGCTGGAAGAAGAGGTCGTCAGGCTCGAGGAGCAGGTGGTCAATTTCCGGCAAGGACTCTACCAGGAGGCCATAATCTTCTCCTCGGCCAAGAACACGAgcctccccggcggcgagggatgCGTGCCGGCGCAGCTCATGCCGTCGAGCCCGGTGCCGAACTCAGAGGTCTCTCCGGCAAATTGTCATTCTCCTCCTACTCGACCTTCAATGAACGGGGTCGCCGGTGCAAAGCAAACGCCGAGAAAgccttctccggcggcggcggtggcgcaagACGACCGTTCCGGCGCCGGGAAAGAGAACCAGTCGTGCAGTAACACACCGGCTAGAAATTGTCGCCATTCGCCGCTGCTGCAGAAGGCATCAAAATCCAGGCTGCCGACAGCAGCAGCGCCTGAGAAACGCAGGGCTACTGCTCAG ACGATTAGCACAGTGCCGGACCGTAAAAGGCTCGCAGACACTGTCAGCAATAATTCAGAAAAAGCTTCCCAAGATGACTCGAGCGTGCCGAACAGATTGTCGGAGGAACTGTTGAGATGCCTGCTCGCCATCTTCTCGCAGATGGGCGGTTCATCAGCAAGCGGCCAAGACGAGGAGCAGGCGGCATTGTCTCCTTCGGTTTCAGGTTCTTGCGAGAGCTCAGAGGACGCATACCCTCAAGATCCTTATGGCATACTGGAATTCGGCACAAGAGACGTTGGGTCATACAAGCGATTCCATGTAATCGACGCCACCTCGTTCGATCAGACGGCCATGGAGAACGACACCATGCTTACCCGGAAACTCAA GGCTTTGATCCGGAGGCTTTCATCGGTTGACCTGACGGGGCTCTCCCATCAGCAGAAGCTGGCATTCTGGATCAACATCTACAATTCGTGCATGATGAAT GCATTTCTCGAGCAAGGGATACCTACCACCCCTCATATGCTCGTGGCAATGATGCCGAAG GCGACAATAAATGTGGGTGGGCGCACGCACAGCGCCATGTCGATCGAGCATTTCATCCTGCGGCTGCCCTACAGCGTGAAGCAT GTGAATCCTGGTGGAGTGACCAagggcgccgccgacgacatggCGATGCGAGGCGTGTTCGGGCTGGAGTGGCCTGAGCCCCTGGTCACCTTCGCGCTCTCCTGCGGCAGCTGGTCCTCCCCTGCT gtgagGGTGTACACGGCGcggggagtggaggaggagctggaggCGGCGAAGAGGGACTACctgcaggcggcggtggtggtgtcggcgccggcgaaggtGGCGATCCCGAAGCTGCTGCACTGGTACCTCCTCGACTTCGCCAAGGACGTGGACTCCCTCATGGACTGGGTGTGCCTCCAGCTGCCGAGCGAGCTGCGGCAGAAGGCGATGAGGATCGTGGAGGACGGCAGAAGGGGTGTCGCCGCCGAGTCGCGCCGCGTGCAGGTCCTGCCGTACGAGTTCAGATTCAGGTACCTGCTGGCCTCATGA